In a genomic window of Salminus brasiliensis chromosome 12, fSalBra1.hap2, whole genome shotgun sequence:
- the znf518b gene encoding uncharacterized protein znf518b, whose amino-acid sequence MNSGGLQQNFIWFVENKTKEAPKDLSKRLCCEKCRFSTKDVELFERHVAHHEEVTFSCTLCNHVSYSRVESQRHSVTHKGSFPYKCNWCSYGAVRRDYMVKHIQRIHGKPANESFTIDFVPPTAKMEHLVQQQTTDLCTDTPQTLSEPVQNVNFLSHSAGNVFSLIPSVSQSRTSAPYLVVRPVEQTTSNQTHLICNTTAQSVTSTTCILPVTKTLGIPYSVASTSQTMSKVQTHGVTNPPNVAMNEVDYRLAGKISLGKAPSPSAIPRVHVSIPADRAIQQKVLLQSQVGSTTEKTVIQSKTVANSQVVCLSADRAVQQKTLVQSQVGSTTEKTVIQSKTFANNQVICVSANRDIQQKPPLLQSQVGATTEKIIIQSKAAPRNLIDLEVRNNTHLKTLLNNPVDLFGQRALEVRNVPAVLPAQRPTNSGVLRNIPVAHPVQRSVSSGAHPSSPVERFGQGAPSFTNGAQNAVKSNRRKTRPNILVKRHSEKLAPGTQSSMQVELLSPLNQPIQHNKPLTVSCPEEITIPAGCLVELVEVKNVNGTRELELRVVPQQSSGPQLGSSTCTTVDGSRLSFKCKVATDDNQQRPSSQNSAIPEPQFKGLNRKDPSADVTIDVKDEPEVIEQVLCSKVTVTQTPGSWSGGLSSASRSASRPSESHKVTNQPSAGQKTITKATEPVAPVRQVHFRGCTTPASNKNVAVEGLKNNSNSSRALLNKHEDVEPSCQGFPVISSVFSLCPSPEVALGGIHTKVGILGEHVMGVRASKDSGSKGNVENFDLKTEEDTGLLAENIQKLGLKLEKKCGILEDTKLPEKTEADEGSQTFPNGLKNKTVPELCGSSTDALQKATADPMQEMNPLSKSKFPTLSRSVSESSLPAQRESHLTLSMNPTVALPRIPSLDFYSLLESVKNVPEKAVCEESITARPVLCCTSNQQNMQERAIKLILKRKRSETEDKDPGQDPQPFLASFQVQPSSKRRKKEKKRDKKRKSAKAMLQLHQTLVNGEMRNLWLSPLKEDQLVKLPAPNQPVVVLNHPNPLFQMDSVGVQDCEWVASVHSPSAQQETTPEKLVDQCPSLKMKLKKVEGQTYQVTELVLKGVSERTSS is encoded by the coding sequence ATGAATTCAGGTGGATTACAACAAAACTTCATCTGGTTCGTGGAAAACAAGACCAAAGAGGCCCCCAAAGATCTGAGTAAGCGTCTGTGTTGTGAGAAATGCCGCTTTTCGACCAAGGATGTTGAACTCTTTGAAAGGCACGTTGCTCACCATGAGGAGGTCACCTTCTCTTGCACTCTGTGCAACCACGTCTCATATTCCCGAGTGGAGTCCCAACGACACAGTGTCACTCACAAAGGATCCTTTCCCTACAAGTGTAACTGGTGCTCCTATGGGGCGGTCAGGAGGGACTACATGGTTAAGCACATTCAAAGGATACATGGGAAGCCTGCAAATGAAAGCTTCACCATTGATTTCGTTCCGCCCACTGCAAAAATGGAACATCTGGTCCAACAACAAACTACTGATCTATGCACTGACACTCCACAAACATTGAGTGAACCTgtccaaaatgtaaactttctgAGTCATTCAGCAGGAAATGTGTTTAGTCTCATTCCCAGTGTAAGTCAGTCCAGGACCAGTGCACCTTATCTCGTCGTCAGACCTGTGGAACAAACGACCAGTAACCAGACTCATCTGATCTGCAATACAACTGCTCAGTCGGTTACCAGCACAACCTGTATCCTTCCTGTTACCAAGACCTTGGGCATACCCTATAGTGTGGCCAGTACTAGTCAAACTATGAGCAAAGTCCAAACACATGGAGTTACTAATCCACCAAATGTTGCAATGAATGAGGTAGATTATAGACTTGCTGGAAAAATATCCTTGGGAAAGGCACCTTCTCCTAGTGCAATTCCCAGGGTTCATGTCAGTATCCCTGCTGATCGTGCCATTCAGCAAAAAGTACTGCTTCAGAGTCAGGTGGGATCTACTACAGAGAAGACGGTCATTCAGTCGAAAACAGTCGCGAATAGTCAGGTCGTATGTCTCTCTGCGGATCGTGCCGTTCAGCAAAAAACACTGGTTCAGAGTCAAGTGGGATCTACTACCGAGAAGACGGTCATTCAGTCAAAAACTTTTGCAAATAATCAGGTCATTTGTGTGTCTGCAAATCGTGACATTCAGCAGAAACCACCACTGCTTCAGAGTCAAGTGGGAGCAACCACTGAAAAGATCATCATTCAGTCCAAAGCAGCTCCAAGAAATCTGATTGATTTGGAAGTTAGAAACAACACCCATCTGAAGACACTTCTCAACAACCCAGTAGACCTGTTTGGACAGAGGGCTCTTGAAGTCCGGAATGTGCCGGCAGTTTTGCCAGCGCAGAGGCCAACCAATTCAGGAGTTCTACGAAATATTCCAGTGGCACATCCAGTACAAAGGTCTGTTTCATCAGGTGCACATCCCAGTTCACCAGTTGAGCGTTTCGGACAGGGAGCACCATCCTTCACAAATGGAGCTCAGAATGCAGTAAAGAGTAATCGACGGAAAACCCGTCCCAACATCCTGGTGAAGCGGCATTCTGAGAAGCTCGCACCAGGCACACAGTCCAGCATGCAGGTGGAGCTGCTGTCACCTTTGAACCAGCCGATACAACACAACAAGCCTCTGACAGTATCCTGTCCTGAAGAGATTACCATACCTGCCGGCTGCCTCGTTGAACTGGTGGAGGTGAAAAATGTCAACGGCACTCGAGAATTGGAGCTTCGGGTAGTCCCACAGCAGTCCAGTGGACCTCAACTGGGAAGTTCGACGTGTACCACTGTAGACGGTAGCCGACTGTCTTTCAAATGTAAGGTTGCCACAGATGATAATCAACAAAGGCCAAGCTCCCAGAACAGTGCCATTCCTGAGCCTCAGTTCAAAGGTCTAAATCGAAAGGACCCCTCTGCAGATGTGACGATAGATGTAAAAGATGAACCCGAGGTAATTGAGCAAGTGCTTTGTTCCAAGGTAACTGTAACACAGACACCAGGATCTTGGAGTGGAGGGTTATCTAGTGCATCAAGATCAGCGTCTAGGCCTTCGGAATCACACAAAGTCACAAACCAACCATCAGCTGGACAAAAAACCATTACAAAGGCTACAGAACCGGTTGCTCCAGTACGGCAGGTTCACTTCAGAGGATGTACCACACCTGCAAGCAATAAAAATGTTGCTGTTGAAGGTCTGAAGAATAATTCCAATTCTTCTCGAGCATTACTAAACAAACATGAAGATGTAGAACCTAGTTGTCAAGGCTTTCCTGTAATTTCATCAGTTTTTTCACTGTGTCCAAGTCCTGAAGTAGCCCTGGgtggcattcacaccaaagtAGGGATCTTGGGTGAACATGTGATGGGGGTCCGAGCATCAAAAGATTCAGGGTCGAAAGGAAATGTGGAGAATTTTGACTTGAAAACTGAAGAGGATACTGGGTTATTGGCTGAAAACATTCAGAAACTTGGTCTGAAACTAGAGAAGAAGTGTGGCATTTTAGAAGATACCAAACTACCTGAAAAGACAGAGGCTGATGAGGGTTCACAAACTTTTCCAAATGGTCTGAAGAATAAGACCGTGCCAGAATTGTGTGGTTCTTCAACAGATGCCCTTCAGAAAGCAACTGCTGATCCAATGCAAGAGATGAATCCATTGAGCAAGAGCAAGTTTCCCACGCTGTCAAGATCTGTTTCAGAGAGCAGTTTacctgcacagagagagagtcaccTCACTTTATCCATGAACCCTACAGTAGCTTTACCCAGGATTCCAAGTTTGGATTTCTACTCGCTTTTGGAATCTGTAAAGAACGTTCCAGAGAAAGCAGTATGCGAGGAAAGCATAACGGCAAGACCCGTTCTTTGCTGCACGTCAAACCAGCAGAACATGCAAGAGAGAGCCATTAAGCTCATTCTGAAGCGTAAACGATCTGAAACCGAAGACAAGGATCCAGGTCAAGACCCACAGCCGTTCCTAGCAAGTTTTCAAGTACAGCCTTCATCTAAAAGacgtaaaaaagaaaagaaaagggatAAGAAACGCAAGTCAGCTAAGGCCATGTTACAGCTTCATCAGACCTTGGTGAATGGCGAAATGAGAAACCTGTGGTTGAGTCCGCTGAAAGAAGATCAGCTGGTCAAACTCCCTGCACCAAACCAACCTGTGGTAGTCCTGAACCATCCAAACCCCCTgtttcagatggacagtgtaGGTGTTCAGGATTGTGAATGGGTAGCCTCAGTGCATAGTCCCAGTGCCCAGCAAGAAACCACTCCTGAGAAACTTGTGGACCAGTGTCCCTCCCTCAAAATGAAACTGAAGAAAGTCGAGGGACAGACGTATCAGGTCACTGAGCTTGTCCTAAAAGGCGTTTCTGAACGAACCAGCTCCTAA
- the LOC140573670 gene encoding uncharacterized protein isoform X1, which yields MNRNLSPLKMERLTRADRIKGRSDHHSDSDEGEYHEPEDPVIRYHFPRGTQSNREYADKCAFRPWTPQSTAGDSRGVLDIPPRPPKRTSGNAAPAINRDLKPGRQPKITSERRSQTLGCEETTSKLPPRPVKSLPRDQGSQFCPPAAVPQPYNQAGDSPPHRPLPSTPQRPVHKNTHTCTDRSSPGGGENVNSRLLGLKTDSSHRLSLDLETHDLERSCLEQSNSMKDSVRRQHHEWPQVKGDASHGSYTGHSKPVEASAEQEWYVGAVRRVEAEHALHLVNQEGAFLVRDCSRNTTNEPYVLAVFYENRVFNIQIRFCKETSKYTLGTRMKTNDTFDSVADIIKFHSIFPIVLIDGRNPTAASQPKRLCILMYPITAQDMSQLLS from the exons ATGAACAGAAATTTATCTCCATTGAAAATG GAACGTCTGACCAGAGCAGACAGGATCAAAGGTCGATCTGATCACCATAGCGACTCAGATGAAGGTGAATACCATGAGCCAGAGGATCCTGTAATCCGCTACCACTTCCCCAGAGGAACCCAGTCCAACAGAGAGTACGCAG ACAAATGTGCATTTAGACCATGGACTCCTCAGAGCACAGCAGGAGATTCCAGG GGTGTTCTGGACATTCCTCCACGGCCTCCAAAAAGAACATCAG GAAACGCAGCTCCTGCTATAAACAGGGACCTGAAACCAGGCAGACAGCCAAAGATTACATCAG aGCGACGGTCACAGACGTTAGGCTGTGAAGAAACG ACTTCAAAGCTGCCACCAAG gccaGTGAAGTCTCTTCCGAGGGATCAGGGCAGTCAGTTCTGTCCCCCCGCAGCGGTGCCCCAGCCTTACAACCAGGCCGGCGACTCGCCCCCCCACAGACCCCTGCCCAGCACACCTCAACGGCCTGTACACAAAAACACGCACACCTGCACAGA CCGGTCCAGCCCAGGAGGAGGGGAGAAT GTGAACAGCAGGCTACTGG GTTTAAAGACTGACTCGTCCCACAGACTCTCTCTGGATCTGGAGACGCATGACCTGGAACGAAG CTGCTTGGAGCAATCGAACAGCATGAAAG ATTCAGTGCGACGGCAGCACCACGAGTGGCCGCAAGTCAAAGGAGACGCCAGCCACGGCAGCTACACGGGGCACAGCAAACCAGTGGAG GCCTCTGCTGAGCAGGAATGGTACGTAGGAGCCGTCAGGAGAGTAGAAGCAGAACACGCTCTTCATCTGGTGAaccag GAAGGAGCTTTCCTAGTGCGCGACTGTTCCAGGAACACTACCAACGAGCCCTACGTCCTGGCCGTCTTCTACGAAAACAGAGTCTTCAACATCCAGATCCGCTTCTGCAAGGAAACCAGCAAATACACACTGGGAACCAGGATGAAGACCAACGAC ACGTTTGACTCTGTGGCAGACATCATCAAATTCCACTCCATCTTCCCTATCGTCCTCATCGATGGGAGGAACCCCACGGCAGCGTCCCAACCCAAGAGACTCTGCATCCTCATgtacccaatcacagcacaggaCATGAGTCAGCTGCTGAGTTAG
- the LOC140573670 gene encoding uncharacterized protein isoform X2, with the protein MNRNLSPLKMERLTRADRIKGRSDHHSDSDEGEYHEPEDPVIRYHFPRGTQSNREYADKCAFRPWTPQSTAGDSRGVLDIPPRPPKRTSGNAAPAINRDLKPGRQPKITSERRSQTLGCEETTSKLPPRPVKSLPRDQGSQFCPPAAVPQPYNQAGDSPPHRPLPSTPQRPVHKNTHTCTDRSSPGGGENVNSRLLGLKTDSSHRLSLDLETHDLERSCLEQSNSMKDSVRRQHHEWPQVKGDASHGSYTGHSKPVEEWYVGAVRRVEAEHALHLVNQEGAFLVRDCSRNTTNEPYVLAVFYENRVFNIQIRFCKETSKYTLGTRMKTNDTFDSVADIIKFHSIFPIVLIDGRNPTAASQPKRLCILMYPITAQDMSQLLS; encoded by the exons ATGAACAGAAATTTATCTCCATTGAAAATG GAACGTCTGACCAGAGCAGACAGGATCAAAGGTCGATCTGATCACCATAGCGACTCAGATGAAGGTGAATACCATGAGCCAGAGGATCCTGTAATCCGCTACCACTTCCCCAGAGGAACCCAGTCCAACAGAGAGTACGCAG ACAAATGTGCATTTAGACCATGGACTCCTCAGAGCACAGCAGGAGATTCCAGG GGTGTTCTGGACATTCCTCCACGGCCTCCAAAAAGAACATCAG GAAACGCAGCTCCTGCTATAAACAGGGACCTGAAACCAGGCAGACAGCCAAAGATTACATCAG aGCGACGGTCACAGACGTTAGGCTGTGAAGAAACG ACTTCAAAGCTGCCACCAAG gccaGTGAAGTCTCTTCCGAGGGATCAGGGCAGTCAGTTCTGTCCCCCCGCAGCGGTGCCCCAGCCTTACAACCAGGCCGGCGACTCGCCCCCCCACAGACCCCTGCCCAGCACACCTCAACGGCCTGTACACAAAAACACGCACACCTGCACAGA CCGGTCCAGCCCAGGAGGAGGGGAGAAT GTGAACAGCAGGCTACTGG GTTTAAAGACTGACTCGTCCCACAGACTCTCTCTGGATCTGGAGACGCATGACCTGGAACGAAG CTGCTTGGAGCAATCGAACAGCATGAAAG ATTCAGTGCGACGGCAGCACCACGAGTGGCCGCAAGTCAAAGGAGACGCCAGCCACGGCAGCTACACGGGGCACAGCAAACCAGTGGAG GAATGGTACGTAGGAGCCGTCAGGAGAGTAGAAGCAGAACACGCTCTTCATCTGGTGAaccag GAAGGAGCTTTCCTAGTGCGCGACTGTTCCAGGAACACTACCAACGAGCCCTACGTCCTGGCCGTCTTCTACGAAAACAGAGTCTTCAACATCCAGATCCGCTTCTGCAAGGAAACCAGCAAATACACACTGGGAACCAGGATGAAGACCAACGAC ACGTTTGACTCTGTGGCAGACATCATCAAATTCCACTCCATCTTCCCTATCGTCCTCATCGATGGGAGGAACCCCACGGCAGCGTCCCAACCCAAGAGACTCTGCATCCTCATgtacccaatcacagcacaggaCATGAGTCAGCTGCTGAGTTAG